From the genome of Vicia villosa cultivar HV-30 ecotype Madison, WI linkage group LG2, Vvil1.0, whole genome shotgun sequence, one region includes:
- the LOC131647382 gene encoding transcription factor CYCLOIDEA-like, with protein MFPYSSNPYPSFLPSSSSSSSLFPFPFLNPENASSNNNNNTLFHDPFSIPYIPTHLHHPHPHHHLHNISNIPETLTNLAVSQENHNSSHNNNNNIAVSMPKQDPLSLGGGSHYGISCFLAKKPAKKDRHSKIYTSQGLRDRRVRLSIEIARKFFDLQEMLGFDKASNTLDWLFTKSKKAIKDLTKSKQRNNNSGDAKSFTSSSDCEDSEVATNDSLNLQKEGAGSKIEEKKLKRVQIKEPACVRASKMKESREKARARARERTSNKISTRGVQEVELKKKYENSNNNNLQAFHQSRSSSQDHQIVSNNEAQRDNFNVIEESIVIKRKLKPSLMLHHHHQQQQNHVIPKEATSFNNNGDYHFLPNSSPNWDANNGSSSTNRSSFCAIASMNLSTGLQIFGKSWEECSNPRLH; from the exons ATGTTCCCTTATAGTTCAAACCCTTATCCTTCTTTtcttccttcatcttcttcttcttcttcactctttccttttccttttcttaATCCTGAAAATGCTTCttcaaacaacaataacaacacacTTTTTCATGATCCATTTTCTATTCCTTAcattccaactcatcttcatcatcctcatcctcatcatcatcttcataacATTTCAAATATTCCAGAAACCCTAACAAATTTGGCTGTTTCACAAGAGAATCATAATAGTAgtcacaacaataataacaatattgCGGTTTCGATGCCAAAACAAGATCCTTTAAGTCTTGGTGGTGGTTCTCACTATGGAATTTCTTGTTTCCTTGCTAAGAAACCCGCAAAAAAAGATAGGCACAGCAAGATTTACACTTCTCAAGGTTTGAGAGATCGTAGGGTTAGGCTTTCGATCGAGATCGCTCGAAAGTTTTTCGATCTTCAAGAGATGTTAGGGTTTGACAAAGCTAGCAACACACTTGATTGGCTTTTCACTAAATCTAAGAAAGCAATTAAGGATCTAACAAAAAGCAAGCAAAGAAACAACAATAGTGGTGATGCTAAAAGCTTCACATCTTCTTCAGATTGTGAAGATTCAGAAGTTGCTACTAATGATTCCTTAAACCTACAAAAGGAGGGTGCAGGAAGTAAAATTGAAGAGAAGAAGTTGAAAAGGGTTCAGATCAAAGAACCTGCTTGTGTTAGAGCAAGTAAGATGAAGGAGTCAAGAGAAAAAGCAAGAGCAAGAGCAAGGGAAAGAACTAGTAACAAGATTTCTACAAGGGGGGTGCAGGAAGTAGAATTGAAGAAAAAGTATGAAAATAGTAATAACAATAATCTTCAAGCTTTTCATCAATCAAGATCTTCATCACAAGATCATCAAATTGTGAGTAATAATGAAGCACAAAGAGATAATTTTAATGTTATTGAAGAATCAATAGTGATTAAAAGAAAGTTGAAGCCTTCTTTGatgcttcatcatcatcatcaacaacaacaaaaccatGTGATCCCTAAGGAAGCAACAAGTTTCAACAACAATGGTGATTATCATTTCTTGCCTAATTCATCTCCAAATTGGGATGCTAATAATGGTAGTTCTTCCACTAATAGATCCAGCTTTTGTGCAATAGCTAGCATGAATCTTTCTACAG GGCTTCAAATCTTTGGAAAATCATGGGAGGAATGCAGCAATCCACGTCTACATTAG